The genomic stretch GTTTAGAGATGCTTTTACATTGAAGCGTAAATGTCCCTAAAAAACATATAGGATTAATTGGATAAAATAGAATGGGAAAGTGTCGAAAGGATAACTATCATCCTCCTCGGCACTATCTCATAGCAGCACTAATCATTACCGACAATTCACTAAGTGACGATTCTATATTGCCATTGTACCCGGTTAATTTAAAACGTATATAGCCATTTTTATCAATAACAAATTTTGTGGGGACTCCTGTAATTTTATAATCATTAACGGCTTCGTATTGCTTGGAGGTTTTGTTTTGATTATCGAACAACACCTGAAAATCATAATGCTTGGCATTTAAGAAATTTTTTACAGCAGCCTGCGTATCATTGCCATACTCCCATGTATCAATAAATAGAAAAACTACATTTGTATCTTTTTTATATTTATCAATTGCTGCTTGCATTGCTGGGAAGGAAGCTTTACAAGGCACACACCATGTAGCCCAAAAGTCAAGTATCACGACTTTGCCCAAGAAATCATGTAGTGAAACTTCTTTTCCGTTTATATCTTTCATCTTAAAGTCCTGCGCTTTTTCTTTTGCTGTCGAATGGCTGAGACTGTCCAGGAATGCACGATGATATTTATCCAACAAGTTCGTATAATAAGCCGTAAATCCTGTACTGTCCTGCAAATGATGCAATGACATATAAGCTGTAGCCATTTTGGATTTCAGTACAATACTCTCGTTACCATTTTTAAGTAAGTGTCGATATACGTTCAGAGCTTCCTGAAACTTTCCGCCTTTAGCTGCGATATCGCCTTTCAAAAGCAACATACCGTTCACATTTTTTTCGGAACAGTAAGGAATGGCTTTATCAAGACAGTCTATTGCCATATTATATTGATGTTCGTCGGAATAAAGATTTGCCTGCAATATGGCTGCTGCTGCAACAATAGTGGGCGGCTGTAAACCGTCTTCTACATTCTCTGTATTTCGGCTCAAATAAGCAATTGCGGAATCTATTGCGCGGGAAGCATATTTTTCTGCCTGCACAAGATTGTGTACATTTTGGAAAGCCGTAGCCAGACGGAAATAGCAACTACATACGCTTATATTATGATTCAGCGAATCCATAAATCTTCCGGCTTGTTTTTCATTTCCCTCCCATGCATAAGTCATGGCGATAAAAGTTTTCAAATCGTTCAGCAAAAAGAGGTTACCGTATATGCTCTCCGGATATTTTTCGGTAAAAACCTTATATGCCGCTGCCTGTTCTTTGCCTGTATGATAACGGTATATTTCCTTTGAACTTGTCACAATTCCCGTTGTATCCGCTAAGGTTTGTGCCCGCAAACTTTTTGGCAAAAAAAAGGATGAAAAAAAGCATAAGAATAAGACATATACAGCCCGTTTTTTTTGTTGAATGAAAGTCATAATGATTATATATTACATTTATTGAATAGTGTTGTTAATTGATTTCAGACCCGTTGAAAATTTTAAAAAGCTTTTACCTCAATTAAGAAGTTATGTCAAAATTTAGAATTTTAAAACATCATCCGTGATTACCTGATTTAAAGAACGAAATATTCTTACAACATTTTCCACAAAGATTTCGTAATACAACTTGCTTCTGCCTGAAAAAGTTAATCTCTTTTTCTTTTAAAGTTTTTGTATAGTCGCACAAAACAAATTAATGTTATTACTACAGCTGCAATTACAAGTATTGTCCATAATATTATTCTCCAATCGAGGATATTTATATCCATATGATTAAATTTATTATTTACGTATGTTTAAACTTACCTCTTTCCTGCTTTCTCTCTCGCATTTTTGTAAACATCTTGCCTGCTGATATACGGCAATGTATAACGCTCATCAGTAAAGTAGTCATACCAATGCCAAAAGAACAGAGGATTAATACGGAAGTTGCGATACAGTGGAGTATTTAGCCATCCGTGGGGAAAAGTACCATACTTTTTTTTATAATCTTGTATCTTAAAATATTCAAGCTGCATTGGTTCCATGCCGTTTTCGGTAAAAAAAGAAGTAGTATCACCCTTACTTGTGCAATAACTGAAATATCCTAAATCCCTTTCCCCCATAACAATCAGGATATGCAGGGGCGGTACATTGGAAAGAATTATGATTACAACAAGAATCGACCAAATGCATATTTTTTTTCTTTTTGACATAAATATGCTCCGTTTATTTATATAAAATCATTTTTGAATCGTAAATGCTGTGGAATATATTTTTTTCATATTGATTCCCTTGATTATATCATCAACCCCACTCGTTCCATAATCGATTCTTATTCTGTATTTATAATTTGTCAAATCAATTTCGTTTGCCGGGTCTTTCAAGAGCTCCCCAAAACTCTTACTTAAATCTATGGTAATTCTTCTTTCAGAATTAGGAGCCAAAGAATATACTGCAACTAATTTTTGCATAGGATGTAAAAGATTAATATCAGAGTCAACCCATTTGGCGTTCTGAAACATTTCACAGACAACATGAAAACCTATTTTCCTATTCGACAAGTTTTTAATTGATAATTGTATTTTATCTTGGGCCGAGTAAGTATGTTTCAATTGAGAGGTTAAAAGAATTTTCTGTGCATTCACAAAAAATGTAAAGCAGAGAAAAAGCAATAAAAGAATTTGTTTTTCATTTTTTCTCATAACTGTAATGTAGTATCTTTTGTTTTAATATAATCAAACAACAGTGTATCGTTATCTGCATCTTTTGGATCAAACGAATAACCCAGAATGTGCATAATTCCGTCATTGTCTCTGGCAGGATAAAAGGTTACAGGTGTGGTATTAATTGAATCTTTGCCGATAGTCAACATGTTGCTATATTTTTTGCGTTTGACTATGATATTAAACAACAAACTCCAATTTCCACGATATAGGGAATCTTTATAAAAAGATTCATTCTGATCAAATTTATGATTCACATAATATCGCCCGAAGAAAATTTTATAATCGTCTTTCTCCGAACTGTGTATTACCAGAGAGTCATCCGTAATCCTTAGTAATACAATTTTATGTGGAGGAATATTCAACCTCGCAGTCCGAAAAGAATCCTGCAAAAGCTTATATGTTCCCAGCAGATCCTTATAGTTGACAGAATCCCTTATGATATGAGCGGAAGTACGCATTTCCATTCCGCCGCAACCGGCAAGCAGATAATTAAATAATATTCCTGTGAATAATATTGCTGTATTTTTCATTTATTTTTTACAAAATCAGAGTTTCATCCCTTAGTATTAATTGAAATTTTAATTTTTGATCATCTGTTGCAGGATGGGCTTTTAATGTTGAAGTCAAAATGGTTTTCTGCGCATTTACAACAATTGTAAAGCAAATAAAGATTGATAAAAGAATTTGTTTTTTATTTTTTAATATCGCCATTCTCTTCTCCTGTTTTTATAATCATAGCTTCATGAGAACATAGTTTTCCTGCATTGCATTACTACCATCAGGACTTAAACAAATTATAAAGTTTTTTTGCGAGTTCGTTACCGCGCAAGTTTTTTGCAATAATCTTTCCTTTCGGGTCGATAAGAAAATTGGCAGGAACAGACTTTATCTTATATAGTTGAGCTGCTTTATTTTTCCACCCCTGTAAATCAGAAACCTGAGTCCATTCCAAGCCGTCTTTTTTTATAGCGTTCAGCCAATTTTGTTTTGTGGTAAGTCCGCCGCCATCAAGGGAGACGCTTAGAATGGCAAAGTTTTCTCCTTTGTATTGATTGTATATTTTAACCAGATTCGGATTCTCTGCTCTGCAAGGCATACACCAGCTTGCCCAAAAATCGAGCAACACATATTTTCCTCGAAAGTCGCTTAATGATACTTTTTTGCCGGATATATCCGGTAAAGAAAAAACGGGAGCCTGAATGCCCGCAGCTGTTTTACGTATATCGGATAAAGTTTCATTATAATATTTCGCTTCTTTTGTGTCTCGTACCGAATCGCCAAGCTGATCGAACAGTGCAATCAGCCTCTTTGGATCATCGGTAGGATTTACGTATGTCTTTAGCGCTTCGAGTGCAATAATGGAATTTCTGTTGCCTGTGATATAAGCATCAATTACAGAATCGGTTTCTTTAGCATTTGCATAGTAAGCGTTTTGTAAGGAATCTGTCTGATTTGTATCTGCATTGTTCTTATTGGTAATTTCGATTGCCTGTTGCAACTTCATTTTTTTTATCAATAAAGGCGAAAGATTATCATGCAAGCTCTGTTCCTTATCATTTAGCGAGGTCCCGTTTACGCGGGCATATTTTATATCGTCTTTAGCAGCCAAATTAATCGTGCCGGGTTCCAACCAAATAACAGTATAGTCATTTACATTTACAGGTGCATGTGTTTCCGGATTTACATGTCTCAACTGTAAATATGCTTTTCCTGTTTGCGATACAGTTCCGTCAAACCTAAAACTATCATTTATTACAGATGTGGAATCTACTATCAATTGACCAGCGCTGCTATAAGACAAAAAAACTTTTTCGCCCGGGACGGCATTTTCTATTTTACCTCTTATCTCAAATTTTTTTTCCTGCGCAAAGACCATTGTGGGAACGGTAAATGCTATCCATAAATATTTTTTAAACATTATTATATTCCTTTTAGATTTTTTAAATAAGTTTCTGTTTTCGGATTGGACGGGCGTGTCATGTTTGCATTATAAACTTTACCGTCTTTGCCTATCAGTATAAAACGAGGAATAGCATTTACCTGAAATGCCTTCATAAAAGCCTGATCTACCAACAGCCAGTTGTTGTGCCCGTATAGATGATAACCGCCGATGGCGCTTAACCATTGCGGTACATTCTGATCGCAGGAAAGACTTATGAATACGATATTCTTCCCTTTTAAATCTTTTCGCAATTGCGCCAAATACGGATACTCTTTGATACACCAGGTACAATAGCTTGCCCAAATATCAATCATCACATATTTTCCTTTATAGCTTCTCAGGCTTACACTTTTTTTTGCTGTATCAACCATCGAGAAATCGGGAACCAAATCTCCGTTTTTCAGTTTCGTTGTATCAGTTCCGTGTTTCAATTCAATGCCGCCTGTCCTGTAAAGCAGCAATGCTTTTCGAAGTGCTGCACTGTCTTGCGCATGTGCATATATTACAATCAGCACAACGGATAACAGCGATAATGTTATTCTTTTCATTTCTGTTTGTTTTTATTGTTTTACGTTCTATAACTCACGACACCAAATCCATTTCCACCTTGGTAACCGGTTTGAATTTTGTCAATTCCTTCAAAATTTTCTTCAACACTTCGGGGCTTGCCGCATCGAGGTAAAGCTGCATACGCCCGTCTTCCGTTTCGGTAATTTTCCAATTGTGCAAACCCTGCAACGGTTTACCTTTCTTCTCGCCAAATTCCCGCGCATACGCCAATTTGTTGAAATCGGAGAGCGTTTTGTCGAG from Arachidicoccus sp. BS20 encodes the following:
- a CDS encoding TlpA disulfide reductase family protein, translated to MRAQTLADTTGIVTSSKEIYRYHTGKEQAAAYKVFTEKYPESIYGNLFLLNDLKTFIAMTYAWEGNEKQAGRFMDSLNHNISVCSCYFRLATAFQNVHNLVQAEKYASRAIDSAIAYLSRNTENVEDGLQPPTIVAAAAILQANLYSDEHQYNMAIDCLDKAIPYCSEKNVNGMLLLKGDIAAKGGKFQEALNVYRHLLKNGNESIVLKSKMATAYMSLHHLQDSTGFTAYYTNLLDKYHRAFLDSLSHSTAKEKAQDFKMKDINGKEVSLHDFLGKVVILDFWATWCVPCKASFPAMQAAIDKYKKDTNVVFLFIDTWEYGNDTQAAVKNFLNAKHYDFQVLFDNQNKTSKQYEAVNDYKITGVPTKFVIDKNGYIRFKLTGYNGNIESSLSELSVMISAAMR
- a CDS encoding TlpA disulfide reductase family protein translates to MFKKYLWIAFTVPTMVFAQEKKFEIRGKIENAVPGEKVFLSYSSAGQLIVDSTSVINDSFRFDGTVSQTGKAYLQLRHVNPETHAPVNVNDYTVIWLEPGTINLAAKDDIKYARVNGTSLNDKEQSLHDNLSPLLIKKMKLQQAIEITNKNNADTNQTDSLQNAYYANAKETDSVIDAYITGNRNSIIALEALKTYVNPTDDPKRLIALFDQLGDSVRDTKEAKYYNETLSDIRKTAAGIQAPVFSLPDISGKKVSLSDFRGKYVLLDFWASWCMPCRAENPNLVKIYNQYKGENFAILSVSLDGGGLTTKQNWLNAIKKDGLEWTQVSDLQGWKNKAAQLYKIKSVPANFLIDPKGKIIAKNLRGNELAKKLYNLFKS
- a CDS encoding TlpA family protein disulfide reductase, which codes for MKRITLSLLSVVLIVIYAHAQDSAALRKALLLYRTGGIELKHGTDTTKLKNGDLVPDFSMVDTAKKSVSLRSYKGKYVMIDIWASYCTWCIKEYPYLAQLRKDLKGKNIVFISLSCDQNVPQWLSAIGGYHLYGHNNWLLVDQAFMKAFQVNAIPRFILIGKDGKVYNANMTRPSNPKTETYLKNLKGI